A window from Drosophila miranda strain MSH22 chromosome Y unlocalized genomic scaffold, D.miranda_PacBio2.1 Contig_Y2_pilon, whole genome shotgun sequence encodes these proteins:
- the LOC117193712 gene encoding uncharacterized protein LOC117193712 isoform X2, with the protein MNRTCILNWLDKSRSCPTCQNNVTRNSLLEVLSENVADHNLNLETNSLERILLTNSQKKKKRQSQQSNEIVDLEDNSNVLSNSASADNPNQDVGFLEQRILSQVDHRITSQISQMQSMISELSRQISKLTTDRAGRTDAIPNFHTNADDNGNNNEPDWGRRTTRASSLNLERDVPTFIPNEYRNSNNLPERNGSFNLSRDVGKVANLISSWKVQYNGSRNGMPVGKFIYMITALTNDSLRGNFEVLCEHIHILFSGRASEWFCRYRRTVDRVNWSDLCKSLNSYFLEPLSDDDVRELIRDRKQQISKSFDEFHNGVMHLVDRLQYPISESQLTSILKRNLRPFMRKELFYIEINSVSQLRKLVLRREALSEEYNTADPKANTRKQINALEYDQERSDNHLGEQEICELKRTRALEEIQCWNCRRFGHKHADCQSDKKIFYLGCGAENIIRPNCETCQENRRLSGNKNSSYRSNPQH; encoded by the exons ATGAACAG AACATGCATTTTGAATTGGCTTGATAAGTCGCGATCTTGCCCAACATGTCAAAACAATGTTACAAGAAACAGTTTATTAGAGGTTCTTTCCGAAAATGTTGCCGACCACAATCTGAACCTGGAAACAAATAGTTTGGAGAGGATTCTGTTAACTAATAgtcaaaagaagaaaaagagaCAGTCGCAGCAATCAAATGAGATAGTAGATCTCGAGGATAACAGTAACGTATTGTCTAATTCTGCTTCTGCGGATAACCCAAACCAAGATGTAGGTTTCTTAGAGCAGAGAATATTATCACAGGTAGATCATCGAATAACTTCGCAAATTAGTCAAATGCAGTCCATGATCTCGGAACTGTCTCGTCAAATTTCTAAGTTAACAACAGACAGGGCAGGAAGAACGGATGCAATACCTAACTTCCATACCAATGCAGATGATAATGGAAATAACAATGAACCTGATTGGGGAAGAAGAACTACTAGAGCTTCGTCACTTAATCTAGAAAGAGACGTACCCACCTTCATACCCAATGAATATAGAAATAGTAACAATCTACCGGAGAGAAATGGTAGTTTCAATCTAAGTCGCGATGTGGGAAAAGTAGCAAATTTGATTAGTAGCTGGAAAGTGCAGTATAATGGCTCACGCAATGGTATGCCGGTAGGGAAGTTCATATACATGATTACAGCTTTGACAAATGATAGCTTACGAGGAAACTTTGAAGTGTTGTGCGAACACATTCATATTCTCTTTAGTGGCCGAGCAAGTGAATGGTTCTGTAGATACAGACGCACTGTAGACAGAGTAAACTGGTCCGATCTTTGTAAGTCGCTGAATTCCTATTTTCTTGAACCGCTATCTGACGATGACGTAAGAGAATTGATAAGAGATCGCAAGCAGCAAATCAGCAAAAGTTTTGATGAATTTCATAACGGAGTTATGCATTTAGTAGATCGCTTACAATACCCTATTAGCGAGAGTCAACTAACGTCAATTCTGAAACGAAATCTGAGACCGTTTATGAGAAAGGAGTTGTTCTATATAGAAATCAATTCGGTTAGCCAGTTGAGAAAATTAGTCCTTAGACGAGAAGCTTTAAGTGAGGAGTATAACACCGCTGACCCGAAAGCAAACacacgaaagcaaattaaTGCATTGGAGTATGACCAAGAACGTTCAGATAACCATCTAGGAGAGCAAGAAATTTGCGAACTAAAAAGAACTAGAGCCTTAGAAGAGATTCAATGCTGGAATTGTCGCAGGTTTGGCCATAAACACGCAGATTGCCAATCTGATAAGAAGATATTTTACTTAGGTTGCGGAGCTGAAAATATAATAAGACCAAATTGTGAAACATGTCAGGAAAACCGACGGTTGAGCGGCAACAAGAACAGCAGTTACCGCTCAAATCCTCAGCATTAA
- the LOC117193712 gene encoding uncharacterized protein LOC117193712 isoform X1, with protein sequence MAVRRSLDMTTSTNNEQVCRVCSHPMISLDLKLITRCKHIFHRTCILNWLDKSRSCPTCQNNVTRNSLLEVLSENVADHNLNLETNSLERILLTNSQKKKKRQSQQSNEIVDLEDNSNVLSNSASADNPNQDVGFLEQRILSQVDHRITSQISQMQSMISELSRQISKLTTDRAGRTDAIPNFHTNADDNGNNNEPDWGRRTTRASSLNLERDVPTFIPNEYRNSNNLPERNGSFNLSRDVGKVANLISSWKVQYNGSRNGMPVGKFIYMITALTNDSLRGNFEVLCEHIHILFSGRASEWFCRYRRTVDRVNWSDLCKSLNSYFLEPLSDDDVRELIRDRKQQISKSFDEFHNGVMHLVDRLQYPISESQLTSILKRNLRPFMRKELFYIEINSVSQLRKLVLRREALSEEYNTADPKANTRKQINALEYDQERSDNHLGEQEICELKRTRALEEIQCWNCRRFGHKHADCQSDKKIFYLGCGAENIIRPNCETCQENRRLSGNKNSSYRSNPQH encoded by the coding sequence ATGGCCGTAAGACGAAGCTTAGATATGACCACATCCACAAATAATGAACAGGTTTGCAGAGTCTGTTCACACCCAATGATTTCATTGGATTTAAAACTCATAACACGATGTAAACATATTTTCCATAGAACATGCATTTTGAATTGGCTTGATAAGTCGCGATCTTGCCCAACATGTCAAAACAATGTTACAAGAAACAGTTTATTAGAGGTTCTTTCCGAAAATGTTGCCGACCACAATCTGAACCTGGAAACAAATAGTTTGGAGAGGATTCTGTTAACTAATAgtcaaaagaagaaaaagagaCAGTCGCAGCAATCAAATGAGATAGTAGATCTCGAGGATAACAGTAACGTATTGTCTAATTCTGCTTCTGCGGATAACCCAAACCAAGATGTAGGTTTCTTAGAGCAGAGAATATTATCACAGGTAGATCATCGAATAACTTCGCAAATTAGTCAAATGCAGTCCATGATCTCGGAACTGTCTCGTCAAATTTCTAAGTTAACAACAGACAGGGCAGGAAGAACGGATGCAATACCTAACTTCCATACCAATGCAGATGATAATGGAAATAACAATGAACCTGATTGGGGAAGAAGAACTACTAGAGCTTCGTCACTTAATCTAGAAAGAGACGTACCCACCTTCATACCCAATGAATATAGAAATAGTAACAATCTACCGGAGAGAAATGGTAGTTTCAATCTAAGTCGCGATGTGGGAAAAGTAGCAAATTTGATTAGTAGCTGGAAAGTGCAGTATAATGGCTCACGCAATGGTATGCCGGTAGGGAAGTTCATATACATGATTACAGCTTTGACAAATGATAGCTTACGAGGAAACTTTGAAGTGTTGTGCGAACACATTCATATTCTCTTTAGTGGCCGAGCAAGTGAATGGTTCTGTAGATACAGACGCACTGTAGACAGAGTAAACTGGTCCGATCTTTGTAAGTCGCTGAATTCCTATTTTCTTGAACCGCTATCTGACGATGACGTAAGAGAATTGATAAGAGATCGCAAGCAGCAAATCAGCAAAAGTTTTGATGAATTTCATAACGGAGTTATGCATTTAGTAGATCGCTTACAATACCCTATTAGCGAGAGTCAACTAACGTCAATTCTGAAACGAAATCTGAGACCGTTTATGAGAAAGGAGTTGTTCTATATAGAAATCAATTCGGTTAGCCAGTTGAGAAAATTAGTCCTTAGACGAGAAGCTTTAAGTGAGGAGTATAACACCGCTGACCCGAAAGCAAACacacgaaagcaaattaaTGCATTGGAGTATGACCAAGAACGTTCAGATAACCATCTAGGAGAGCAAGAAATTTGCGAACTAAAAAGAACTAGAGCCTTAGAAGAGATTCAATGCTGGAATTGTCGCAGGTTTGGCCATAAACACGCAGATTGCCAATCTGATAAGAAGATATTTTACTTAGGTTGCGGAGCTGAAAATATAATAAGACCAAATTGTGAAACATGTCAGGAAAACCGACGGTTGAGCGGCAACAAGAACAGCAGTTACCGCTCAAATCCTCAGCATTAA